The Sylvia atricapilla isolate bSylAtr1 chromosome 3, bSylAtr1.pri, whole genome shotgun sequence genome has a window encoding:
- the ETAA1 gene encoding ewing's tumor-associated antigen 1 isoform X2 encodes MPGSRRRGLSLRPAALRRRSGGEEQLTGRRAELPAEEGAVESGAGRGLPAGEAACSPRAAEPCLHKTPKRSLSRKSRIPTFSSPINDAETQQEIFWDSHSPIAHRLGNGKTKQSSSGCAVEISEIVNRIAPQDEKAACNEGSLLGTWIGEDAIPCTPVIAKGRARTKLSCTRDLKLKNPEEELMKLAKEFDKNLVELDAVQEQEMLGHNFLQTTSEPSSNSKDEVNVKNQKSLLGEGSGRDAVVSLKPVGQSTGIPVAEPCQSSSQKSVDLEAEVALHALFDSSTQKCSGQLSPGLSDTSLNNSFHKVKSTLEEENLPEKAEGMQHGDSEACQRGTLFPLGSVEQAGTKPDTDTLTKKNPPYLKTQLVASAKRAGVVNDGFDDWDTDLLADDSFVMQITQNPELISAEEPPQIPANTFVHNFSDASRTKQRGSGNSVTLLGAVNKSNSLQYSPLKHSNKNSQSVVKSLSLQKPCETENSKTETKALHGKCDVKTDKIKSVWKSNQNSDLNHIPVSVQSEMKNGNESTKPKSDALPLFPSRSNPHRQPAGKPGNNTHTVSCQSSGVSTNMKPTDLTKVVSQANTGHSNQVEIPKKYPLSFDDWNEPKFSDEVLGMFCGSDSLWDANCEDDELLYQVCDDVEKQTQSQNVKQGNEKTKTFPGASVNSRSNADNSFPASKQGLPDLLLAQKTNAKQEALSLNDSCRNLSKTVATTGHVVNCENISNPQTVISGPAVECKNTLPKSTHQDASEDPARTVSGKWYRSNSVPAGEAGPEGLEGCKNQVNVTLHSKLDNKKSPFKRHLSESFAQPTSVSAVEQKNRKCSQEEIERKKQEALARRKSRTQAFFKDA; translated from the exons ATGCCCGGTAGCCGGCGGAGAGGGCTGTCCCTCAGGCCCGCCGCCCTGAGGAGGCGCAGCGGCGGCGAGGAGCAGCTCACTGGGCGGCGGGCGGAGCTCCCCGCGGAGGAGGGGGCGGTGGAAAGCGGCGCGGGCCGAGGCCTGCCCGCCGGGGAGGCGGCGTGCTCGCCCCGCGCTGCAG AGCCATGCTTACATAAGACACCAAAGAGGTCTTTGAGTAGGAAATCCCGGATACCTACTTTCAGCTCTCCTATCAATGACGCTGAGACACAGCAAGAAATCTTTTGGGATTCTCATTCACCAATTGCACACAGGCTAG GCAATGGTAAAACCAAGCAGTCTTCCAGCGGATGTGCAGTGGAAATTTCGGAAATCGTTAATCGCATTGCTCCTCAg GATGAAAAAGCAGCCTGTAATGAAGGCTCCCTTTTAGGAACGTGGATTGGTGAGGATGCAATTCCCTGTACACCTGTCATAGCGAAAGGGCGAGCCAGGACAAAGTTAAGTTGTACAAG AGATCTTAAACTAAAAAATCCTGAAGAGGAACTCATGAAATTGGCTAAGGAGTTTGATAAAAATCTAGTAGAATTAGATGCTGTTCAAGAACAAGAGATGCTGGGTCACAACTTCCTCCAGACCACCTCAGAGCCTTCAAGTAATTCTAAAGATGAAGTAAATGTGAAGAACCAGAAATCACTGCTTGGTGAAGGTTCTGGAAGAGATGCTGTTGTGTCCCTGAAGCCAGTTGGACAAAGCACTGGCATCCCTGTGGCAGAACCCTGTCAGTCCAGCAGCCAAAAGTCCGTAGACCTTGAGGCTGAAGTTGCCCTTCATGCTCTTTTTGACTCCTCTACCCAGAAGTGCAGCGGGCAGTTGAGCCCAGGGCTGTCAGATACTTCTTTAAATAATAGTTTTCATAAAGTTAAAAGTACCTTGGAGGAGGAGAACCTTCCTGAGAAAGCTGAAGGCATGCAGCATGGTGATTCAGAGGCATGTCAAAGAGGTACTCTGTTTCCTCTGGGAAGCGTGGAGCAGGCTGGAACAAAACCTGATACTGACACCTTGACAAAGAAAAATCCTCCTTACCTGAAGACACAATTGGTGGCCTCTGCTAAGCGTGCTGGAGTAGTTAATGATGGCTTTGATGACTGGGATACAGATCTTTTGGCAGATGACTCTTTTGTGATGCAGATAACCCAAAATCCGGAATTGATAAGTGCTGAAGAACCACCACAAATTCCTGCAAATACATTTGTGCATAATTTCAGTGATGCTAGCAGAACAAAGCAAAGAGGTAGTGGCAATTCAGTAACTCTTTTGGGAGCTGTAAATAAATCTAACAGTTTGCAATATTCACCTTTGAAACATTCCAATAAAAACTCACAGAGTGTTGTAAAATCCCTGTCTTTACAAAAGCCATGTGAAACAGAAAACTCAAAGACAGAGACCAAGGCCTTGCATGGCAAATGTGATGTTAAGACGgataaaattaaatctgtttgGAAGAGTAACCAAAATAGTGATTTGAACCATATTCCTGTTTCAGTGCAATCTGAAATGAAGAATGGGAATGAATCCACTAAGCCTAAAAGTGAtgctcttcctctctttccttcaaGATCTAATCCTCATAGACAACCAGCAGGAAAACCTGGGAATAACACTCATACTGTTTCCTGTCAGTCATCCGGTGTTTCTACCAACATGAAACCTACTGATCTAACCAAAGTGGTCAGCCAAGCTAATACAGGTCACTCAAATCAAGTTGAAATACCAAAGAAATATCCTCTGTCATTTGATGACTGGAATGAACCAAAATTCTCTGATGAGGTGTTGGGTATGTTTTGTGGATCTGATAGCCTTTGGGATGCCAACTGTGAGGATGATGAGTTGTTATATCAGGTGTGTGATGATGTAGAAAAGCAAACTCAGAGCCAGAACGTTaaacaaggaaatgaaaaaactAAAACTTTTCCAGGAGCCAGTGTTAATTCCAGATCAAATGCTGATAACAGCTTCCCAGCATCTAAGCAAGGACTGCCTGATCTCCTCTTGGCACAAAAAACAAATGCCAAACAGGAGGCTCTGTCACTAAATGATTCCTGTAGGAATTTGTCAAAGACAGTGGCCACAACAGGTCATGTGGTGAACTGTGAGAACATCTCAAATCCTCAGACCGTGATCTCGGGTCCTGCTGTGGAGTGTAAAAACACGCTGCCTAAAAGCACTCACCAAGATGCCTCTGAAGATCCTGCAAGGACTGTTTCAGGGAAATGGTACAGGTCAAATTCTGTGccagcaggagaggcaggtCCTGAA GGTTTGGAAGGATGCAAGAATCAGGTGAATGTGACTTTGCACAGCAAGCTTGACAATAAGAAATCACCTTTCAAGAGGCACCTCTCCGAGTCTTTTGCACAGCCCACATCAG tatCTGCTGTagaacaaaaaaacagaaaatgttctcaAGAGgagattgaaagaaaaaaacaagaagctCTTGCACGAAGAAAATCCAGAACACAGGCATTCTTTAAAGATGCTTGA
- the ETAA1 gene encoding ewing's tumor-associated antigen 1 isoform X1, with product MPGSRRRGLSLRPAALRRRSGGEEQLTGRRAELPAEEGAVESGAGRGLPAGEAACSPRAAEPCLHKTPKRSLSRKSRIPTFSSPINDAETQQEIFWDSHSPIAHRLGNGKTKQSSSGCAVEISEIVNRIAPQDEKAACNEGSLLGTWIGEDAIPCTPVIAKGRARTKLSCTRDLKLKNPEEELMKLAKEFDKNLVELDAVQEQEMLGHNFLQTTSEPSSNSKDEVNVKNQKSLLGEGSGRDAVVSLKPVGQSTGIPVAEPCQSSSQKSVDLEAEVALHALFDSSTQKCSGQLSPGLSDTSLNNSFHKVKSTLEEENLPEKAEGMQHGDSEACQRGTLFPLGSVEQAGTKPDTDTLTKKNPPYLKTQLVASAKRAGVVNDGFDDWDTDLLADDSFVMQITQNPELISAEEPPQIPANTFVHNFSDASRTKQRGSGNSVTLLGAVNKSNSLQYSPLKHSNKNSQSVVKSLSLQKPCETENSKTETKALHGKCDVKTDKIKSVWKSNQNSDLNHIPVSVQSEMKNGNESTKPKSDALPLFPSRSNPHRQPAGKPGNNTHTVSCQSSGVSTNMKPTDLTKVVSQANTGHSNQVEIPKKYPLSFDDWNEPKFSDEVLGMFCGSDSLWDANCEDDELLYQVCDDVEKQTQSQNVKQGNEKTKTFPGASVNSRSNADNSFPASKQGLPDLLLAQKTNAKQEALSLNDSCRNLSKTVATTGHVVNCENISNPQTVISGPAVECKNTLPKSTHQDASEDPARTVSGKWYRSNSVPAGEAGPEVGPVSGVNIFSRKIPSSSSGNKTSLVPPKFKFRKVNSSQGGLCVGSENPGNLSGIGITLQGLEGCKNQVNVTLHSKLDNKKSPFKRHLSESFAQPTSVSAVEQKNRKCSQEEIERKKQEALARRKSRTQAFFKDA from the exons ATGCCCGGTAGCCGGCGGAGAGGGCTGTCCCTCAGGCCCGCCGCCCTGAGGAGGCGCAGCGGCGGCGAGGAGCAGCTCACTGGGCGGCGGGCGGAGCTCCCCGCGGAGGAGGGGGCGGTGGAAAGCGGCGCGGGCCGAGGCCTGCCCGCCGGGGAGGCGGCGTGCTCGCCCCGCGCTGCAG AGCCATGCTTACATAAGACACCAAAGAGGTCTTTGAGTAGGAAATCCCGGATACCTACTTTCAGCTCTCCTATCAATGACGCTGAGACACAGCAAGAAATCTTTTGGGATTCTCATTCACCAATTGCACACAGGCTAG GCAATGGTAAAACCAAGCAGTCTTCCAGCGGATGTGCAGTGGAAATTTCGGAAATCGTTAATCGCATTGCTCCTCAg GATGAAAAAGCAGCCTGTAATGAAGGCTCCCTTTTAGGAACGTGGATTGGTGAGGATGCAATTCCCTGTACACCTGTCATAGCGAAAGGGCGAGCCAGGACAAAGTTAAGTTGTACAAG AGATCTTAAACTAAAAAATCCTGAAGAGGAACTCATGAAATTGGCTAAGGAGTTTGATAAAAATCTAGTAGAATTAGATGCTGTTCAAGAACAAGAGATGCTGGGTCACAACTTCCTCCAGACCACCTCAGAGCCTTCAAGTAATTCTAAAGATGAAGTAAATGTGAAGAACCAGAAATCACTGCTTGGTGAAGGTTCTGGAAGAGATGCTGTTGTGTCCCTGAAGCCAGTTGGACAAAGCACTGGCATCCCTGTGGCAGAACCCTGTCAGTCCAGCAGCCAAAAGTCCGTAGACCTTGAGGCTGAAGTTGCCCTTCATGCTCTTTTTGACTCCTCTACCCAGAAGTGCAGCGGGCAGTTGAGCCCAGGGCTGTCAGATACTTCTTTAAATAATAGTTTTCATAAAGTTAAAAGTACCTTGGAGGAGGAGAACCTTCCTGAGAAAGCTGAAGGCATGCAGCATGGTGATTCAGAGGCATGTCAAAGAGGTACTCTGTTTCCTCTGGGAAGCGTGGAGCAGGCTGGAACAAAACCTGATACTGACACCTTGACAAAGAAAAATCCTCCTTACCTGAAGACACAATTGGTGGCCTCTGCTAAGCGTGCTGGAGTAGTTAATGATGGCTTTGATGACTGGGATACAGATCTTTTGGCAGATGACTCTTTTGTGATGCAGATAACCCAAAATCCGGAATTGATAAGTGCTGAAGAACCACCACAAATTCCTGCAAATACATTTGTGCATAATTTCAGTGATGCTAGCAGAACAAAGCAAAGAGGTAGTGGCAATTCAGTAACTCTTTTGGGAGCTGTAAATAAATCTAACAGTTTGCAATATTCACCTTTGAAACATTCCAATAAAAACTCACAGAGTGTTGTAAAATCCCTGTCTTTACAAAAGCCATGTGAAACAGAAAACTCAAAGACAGAGACCAAGGCCTTGCATGGCAAATGTGATGTTAAGACGgataaaattaaatctgtttgGAAGAGTAACCAAAATAGTGATTTGAACCATATTCCTGTTTCAGTGCAATCTGAAATGAAGAATGGGAATGAATCCACTAAGCCTAAAAGTGAtgctcttcctctctttccttcaaGATCTAATCCTCATAGACAACCAGCAGGAAAACCTGGGAATAACACTCATACTGTTTCCTGTCAGTCATCCGGTGTTTCTACCAACATGAAACCTACTGATCTAACCAAAGTGGTCAGCCAAGCTAATACAGGTCACTCAAATCAAGTTGAAATACCAAAGAAATATCCTCTGTCATTTGATGACTGGAATGAACCAAAATTCTCTGATGAGGTGTTGGGTATGTTTTGTGGATCTGATAGCCTTTGGGATGCCAACTGTGAGGATGATGAGTTGTTATATCAGGTGTGTGATGATGTAGAAAAGCAAACTCAGAGCCAGAACGTTaaacaaggaaatgaaaaaactAAAACTTTTCCAGGAGCCAGTGTTAATTCCAGATCAAATGCTGATAACAGCTTCCCAGCATCTAAGCAAGGACTGCCTGATCTCCTCTTGGCACAAAAAACAAATGCCAAACAGGAGGCTCTGTCACTAAATGATTCCTGTAGGAATTTGTCAAAGACAGTGGCCACAACAGGTCATGTGGTGAACTGTGAGAACATCTCAAATCCTCAGACCGTGATCTCGGGTCCTGCTGTGGAGTGTAAAAACACGCTGCCTAAAAGCACTCACCAAGATGCCTCTGAAGATCCTGCAAGGACTGTTTCAGGGAAATGGTACAGGTCAAATTCTGTGccagcaggagaggcaggtCCTGAAGTAGGTCCTGTCAGTGGAGTGAATATTTTTAGTAGAAAGATTCCAAGTAGCAGCTCTGGCAACAAAACTTCACTGGTACCTCCCAAGTTTAAGTTCCGAAAGGTTAACAGTTCTCAGGGTGGTCTTTGTGTAGGGTCTGAAAACCCAGGGAATCTTTCTGGCATTGGAATTACTCTGCAGGGTTTGGAAGGATGCAAGAATCAGGTGAATGTGACTTTGCACAGCAAGCTTGACAATAAGAAATCACCTTTCAAGAGGCACCTCTCCGAGTCTTTTGCACAGCCCACATCAG tatCTGCTGTagaacaaaaaaacagaaaatgttctcaAGAGgagattgaaagaaaaaaacaagaagctCTTGCACGAAGAAAATCCAGAACACAGGCATTCTTTAAAGATGCTTGA